One part of the Methylobacterium mesophilicum SR1.6/6 genome encodes these proteins:
- a CDS encoding PIN domain-containing protein, with protein MPNRVISTDQAATVVRSRILFDTNVWIMIEGFNQAAPRSKVEAYSAAYDALLRNGNEIVYNDYIINEFCNTCARIAYNAHLASGPKQIAFKDFRRSAAYEGVAAAIREACLNIVDAGRYIPIGPEHLGVMDIVDAACRARRDFTDVVIERFCRAEGILLMTDDADFAEADMMLISANKRLQIARAARAGSAGPGGEGALSGDIARVVTPDGSGACAVRDELSPWQREIASRPPGE; from the coding sequence ATGCCGAATAGGGTCATCTCCACCGATCAAGCCGCGACGGTGGTCCGCTCGCGCATCCTGTTCGACACCAACGTCTGGATCATGATCGAGGGCTTCAACCAAGCCGCGCCGCGATCGAAGGTGGAAGCTTACAGCGCGGCCTACGATGCGCTGCTGCGCAACGGCAACGAGATCGTCTACAACGACTACATCATCAACGAGTTCTGCAACACCTGCGCGCGCATCGCCTACAACGCGCATCTCGCCTCCGGCCCGAAGCAGATCGCGTTCAAGGATTTCCGGCGGTCGGCCGCCTACGAGGGCGTGGCGGCGGCGATCCGTGAGGCCTGCCTCAACATCGTCGACGCCGGCCGCTACATCCCGATCGGTCCGGAGCATCTCGGCGTGATGGACATCGTCGACGCGGCCTGCCGCGCCCGGCGTGACTTCACCGACGTCGTCATCGAACGATTCTGCCGGGCCGAGGGCATCCTCCTGATGACGGACGATGCGGATTTCGCCGAGGCCGACATGATGCTCATATCCGCCAACAAGCGGCTGCAGATCGCGCGCGCTGCGCGGGCCGGCAGCGCCGGTCCGGGCGGCGAGGGAGCGCTGAGCGGCGACATCGCGCGCGTCGTCACCCCGGACGGGTCGGGGGCGTGCGCGGTGCGCGACGAACTGAGCCCATGGCAACGCGAGATCGCGAGCCGGCCGCCGGGGGAATGA
- a CDS encoding CDP-diacylglycerol diphosphatase, with amino-acid sequence MSTRSLSSLAVLAAVAIWLAAEIVPKLLGNGGALWEIVHGECVPHQLRGEGPAPCSLVDLQGGVEKGYAILKDLRGRAQFLLIPTARITGIESPLLLEPGVTNYVAQAWRARTFVEERLGHPLDRRDVSLAVNSRLRRTQGQLHIHIDCVRRDVRDTLNRLASAIGDSWAPLSEPLNGRRFRARRVLGDDLGTTDPFMLLARDGDARSAMGEHSLAVVGADFPDGGAGFVILDGHVTSRFGEAANAEALQDHACGVAAKRAPTEMNRLEF; translated from the coding sequence ATGTCGACGCGATCGCTGAGCAGTCTCGCTGTCCTCGCGGCGGTCGCAATCTGGCTGGCTGCCGAAATCGTACCCAAGCTCCTCGGAAACGGCGGAGCCTTGTGGGAGATCGTCCACGGCGAGTGCGTTCCCCATCAGCTGCGCGGAGAGGGGCCTGCACCCTGCAGCTTGGTCGACCTGCAGGGTGGCGTCGAGAAGGGGTACGCCATTCTCAAGGACCTCCGGGGACGCGCGCAGTTTCTCCTGATCCCGACCGCACGGATCACGGGGATCGAGAGCCCCTTGCTCCTCGAACCCGGCGTGACGAACTACGTCGCCCAAGCCTGGCGCGCTCGGACCTTCGTCGAGGAACGTCTCGGGCATCCGCTCGACCGGCGCGACGTGAGCCTTGCGGTGAATTCCCGGCTTCGACGGACCCAGGGTCAGCTGCACATCCACATCGACTGCGTGCGCCGGGACGTCCGGGACACCTTGAACCGCCTCGCCTCCGCCATCGGTGACAGCTGGGCTCCCCTGAGCGAGCCGTTGAACGGTCGCCGGTTCAGGGCGAGGCGGGTGCTGGGGGACGATCTCGGCACGACGGACCCGTTCATGCTACTGGCGCGCGACGGCGACGCGCGATCCGCCATGGGCGAGCATTCGCTCGCCGTCGTGGGGGCCGACTTTCCGGACGGCGGGGCCGGCTTCGTGATCTTGGACGGCCATGTGACCAGCCGTTTCGGCGAGGCGGCCAACGCCGAGGCCCTGCAGGACCACGCCTGCGGCGTCGCCGCCAAGCGCGCGCCGACCGAGATGAACCGTCTGGAATTCTGA
- a CDS encoding STAS-like domain-containing protein, whose amino-acid sequence MREAHVCIAQVVGSGICVAALDGHKVFEVIHDHIVDERKVVLSFTSVTRLTTAFLNTAVGQLYGTFSEETVRRHLAPPLDADPRQRIQLKLVVDRAKLFFRDPEGQRSAFAEIAEVDAE is encoded by the coding sequence ATGAGGGAAGCTCACGTGTGCATCGCGCAGGTCGTCGGCAGCGGGATCTGCGTCGCGGCTCTGGACGGACACAAGGTCTTCGAGGTCATCCACGACCACATCGTCGACGAGCGCAAGGTCGTGCTCTCGTTCACGTCCGTGACACGTCTGACCACGGCGTTCCTCAACACCGCGGTGGGCCAGCTCTACGGGACGTTCTCCGAGGAGACGGTGCGCCGCCATCTGGCGCCCCCGCTGGATGCGGATCCGCGCCAGCGCATTCAGCTCAAGCTGGTCGTCGATCGCGCCAAGCTGTTCTTCCGCGACCCTGAGGGCCAGAGATCCGCTTTCGCCGAGATCGCCGAAGTCGATGCCGAATAG
- a CDS encoding SOUL family heme-binding protein, translating into MDKITYILVTLLESVLGIFGIRGLYEQPAYTVIQRLDRGVEIRAYAPRLAVETDARGQGDGAAFGRLFRYITGANQAGSRIAMTVPVEQGAAGTMRFFLPRAVAEAGPPEPTEAGVRLVQVPAERVAALRFSGRVTPEVRAEQEASLARALAAAGLRTREAPMFMGYDPPFALPFLRRNEVAARLESP; encoded by the coding sequence ATGGACAAGATCACCTACATCCTCGTGACGCTGCTCGAATCGGTTCTCGGGATCTTCGGCATCCGGGGCCTGTACGAGCAGCCCGCCTACACGGTCATCCAGCGCCTCGACCGCGGCGTCGAGATCCGCGCCTACGCGCCGCGGCTCGCAGTCGAGACCGACGCACGCGGCCAGGGCGACGGCGCGGCGTTCGGCCGGCTCTTCCGCTACATCACGGGCGCCAACCAAGCCGGGAGCCGCATCGCCATGACGGTCCCGGTCGAGCAGGGGGCGGCCGGCACGATGCGGTTCTTCCTGCCGCGCGCGGTGGCCGAGGCCGGGCCGCCCGAGCCGACCGAGGCCGGCGTCCGTCTCGTCCAGGTTCCGGCCGAGCGCGTCGCGGCGCTGCGCTTCTCCGGCCGGGTCACGCCCGAGGTCCGGGCGGAGCAGGAGGCCAGCCTCGCTCGGGCGCTGGCCGCGGCCGGCCTCCGGACGCGCGAGGCCCCGATGTTCATGGGCTACGACCCGCCCTTCGCCCTGCCGTTCCTGCGCAGGAACGAAGTTGCTGCCCGACTGGAATCCCCGTGA
- a CDS encoding gamma-glutamylcyclotransferase family protein has product MPNDFIFGYGSLINTHLRDHTSATPIAGIPARLSAEFGYLRAWVFRCPSGFTALGLRRPRRGEATMTVNGVMYPVDPADLAAFDLREAGYRRVPVPIEQIEAVSWQSLPACGTIWTYVPADDAATHLAAASDDFPLLQSYIDATVEGALDYGVDYAREVIETTADWSPYWLNDREMARRPWIYDRRYAEADALLSTIEPAASYFSDRMFPGPFSIRWHYRTPTGRLAHLGKERRTRRRDAVQPLLSDGAEGAVPA; this is encoded by the coding sequence ATGCCGAACGATTTCATCTTCGGGTACGGCTCGCTGATCAACACGCACCTGCGCGACCACACCTCGGCGACGCCGATCGCCGGTATCCCTGCACGGCTCTCGGCGGAGTTCGGCTATCTCAGAGCCTGGGTGTTCCGCTGTCCCAGCGGCTTCACCGCCCTCGGTCTGCGGCGCCCGCGCCGCGGTGAGGCGACCATGACGGTCAACGGCGTGATGTATCCGGTGGATCCGGCCGATCTCGCGGCCTTCGATCTGCGAGAGGCGGGCTACCGGCGCGTTCCCGTGCCGATCGAGCAGATCGAGGCCGTGTCGTGGCAGTCTCTGCCGGCGTGCGGGACCATCTGGACCTACGTGCCCGCCGACGACGCCGCCACGCATCTTGCCGCCGCGAGCGACGATTTCCCGCTGCTGCAATCCTACATCGACGCCACGGTCGAGGGGGCGCTGGATTACGGCGTCGACTACGCGCGGGAGGTGATCGAGACGACCGCGGATTGGAGCCCCTACTGGTTGAACGACCGCGAGATGGCGCGGCGGCCGTGGATCTACGATCGCCGTTACGCCGAGGCGGACGCCCTGCTCTCGACGATCGAGCCGGCGGCCTCATACTTCTCCGACCGGATGTTCCCGGGACCGTTCTCGATCCGCTGGCATTACCGGACACCCACGGGGCGTCTCGCGCATCTGGGGAAGGAACGCCGGACGCGGCGCCGGGATGCGGTGCAGCCGCTGCTGAGCGATGGGGCGGAGGGTGCGGTGCCCGCCTGA
- a CDS encoding FAD-binding domain-containing protein: MDRTFPMTRAAGLERLSAFLAEAAPAYAEARNTDRGPDAPPTTSALSPYLRRRLLTEAEVATAAVAALGAAGAEAFVTEVFWRTYFKGHLETHPEAWTRYLSDLAEARARLAAEPGLRRTYEAAVDGRAGLDGFDTWARDLVATGWLHNHARMWFASIWIFTLRLPWPLGADFFLRHLLDGDPASNTLSWRWVAGLHTRGKAYRARRDNIRRFTEGRHDPAGLDEDAAPLEEAMPPREVPLAAADAMPDGPVALLLHLDDLHPESLPLGPARIARVGGLLAHVEGATDRVRSADAAAMVDALARAAAHFGCPADPVRAGWSGDLPVVTAWAPLGPSAAALPGGCLRLRRAWDETAWPLATRGFFRLKRAIPDLIAA; encoded by the coding sequence ATGGACCGCACCTTCCCCATGACCCGGGCCGCCGGCCTCGAACGCCTGTCCGCCTTCCTCGCCGAGGCCGCGCCCGCCTACGCGGAGGCGCGCAACACCGACCGGGGGCCCGACGCGCCGCCGACCACCTCGGCGCTCTCGCCCTACCTGCGCCGCCGGCTCCTGACCGAGGCCGAGGTCGCGACGGCCGCCGTCGCGGCCCTCGGGGCGGCGGGTGCGGAGGCGTTCGTGACCGAGGTGTTCTGGCGGACCTACTTCAAGGGCCACCTCGAGACCCACCCGGAGGCCTGGACCCGCTACCTGTCCGACCTCGCCGAGGCACGGGCGCGCCTCGCGGCCGAGCCGGGCCTGCGGCGGACCTACGAGGCCGCGGTCGACGGGCGCGCCGGCCTCGACGGCTTCGACACCTGGGCCCGAGACCTCGTCGCCACCGGCTGGCTGCACAACCATGCCCGGATGTGGTTCGCGTCGATCTGGATCTTCACCCTGCGGCTCCCCTGGCCGCTCGGCGCGGATTTCTTCCTGCGTCACCTGCTCGACGGCGATCCGGCCAGCAACACGCTCTCCTGGCGGTGGGTCGCGGGCCTCCACACCCGCGGCAAGGCCTACCGTGCCCGGCGCGACAACATCCGGCGGTTCACGGAGGGCCGTCACGACCCGGCCGGCCTCGACGAGGACGCGGCGCCGCTGGAGGAGGCGATGCCGCCCCGGGAGGTGCCGCTCGCTGCCGCCGACGCGATGCCGGACGGGCCGGTCGCCCTGCTCCTGCATCTCGACGACCTGCATCCCGAGAGCCTCCCCCTCGGGCCCGCCCGGATCGCCCGCGTCGGCGGTCTGCTCGCGCATGTCGAGGGCGCGACGGACCGGGTCCGGTCCGCCGACGCGGCGGCGATGGTGGACGCGCTGGCGCGCGCCGCGGCGCATTTCGGCTGCCCGGCCGATCCGGTCCGCGCGGGCTGGTCCGGTGACCTGCCGGTGGTGACGGCCTGGGCTCCGCTCGGCCCTTCCGCGGCGGCGTTGCCGGGCGGCTGCCTGCGGCTGCGCCGGGCCTGGGACGAGACGGCTTGGCCGCTCGCGACCCGGGGCTTCTTCCGCCTGAAGCGCGCCATCCCCGACCTGATCGCGGCCTGA
- a CDS encoding type I secretion system permease/ATPase, which yields MAAVFSSVINILYLSSPLYLMQVYNRVLVSENVPTLVMLTIILAVALLTMSALDAVRAQILIRCGIRLDAKLAGRVFEALVVRSARQGFSKSAQQLRQFDEFRTFVTGPGIHFAFDLPWIPLYLALLFLIHPVLGTVATLGAATLFGLAIFNELMTRSALSTAEEAGQQSYTFTENILRHADVVTAMGMQPAVERHWQVNRRAMLALQASASDRNAAMTSSIRFARLLLQSLMLGTGAWLAIDHAIMPATIFAASIVMGRALVPVEQAVATWKQLKSASAGYAQVSQLLAEVPVSARCTIVPKSQNALAAEELSFTLPDKRTPVLRDVTFEITSGQAVGIIGPSGAGKSTLARLLIGAIAPVSGRLSFGGINYEHWDPLIFGHEVGYLPQDVGLFAGTVRENIARFGQADIEEIVEAAKLAGIHGMILDLPRQYDTPLGAGGVGLSGGQRQRLGLARALLGRPSLLVLDEPNANLDATGEGALKDVLLALKTQGTTIIVITHRTTILEVVDALMLVRGGRLECFGTPDEVGAHLNLGQGSAAAPPAPAAA from the coding sequence ATGGCGGCTGTCTTCAGCAGCGTGATCAACATCCTGTATCTCAGCTCCCCCCTCTACTTGATGCAGGTCTACAACCGGGTTCTCGTGAGCGAGAACGTGCCGACCCTCGTCATGCTGACGATCATCCTGGCCGTCGCGCTGCTCACGATGTCGGCCCTGGACGCGGTCCGGGCCCAGATCCTGATCCGCTGCGGCATCCGGCTCGACGCCAAGCTCGCCGGCCGCGTGTTCGAGGCGCTGGTGGTGCGCTCGGCCCGCCAGGGTTTCTCGAAGAGCGCGCAGCAACTCCGGCAGTTCGACGAGTTCCGAACCTTCGTCACGGGCCCGGGCATCCACTTCGCCTTCGACCTGCCCTGGATCCCGCTCTACCTCGCCCTCCTGTTCCTCATCCACCCGGTCCTCGGAACCGTCGCGACGCTCGGCGCCGCGACCCTGTTCGGCCTCGCGATCTTCAACGAGTTGATGACGCGCTCCGCCTTGAGCACCGCCGAGGAGGCCGGGCAGCAATCCTACACCTTCACCGAGAACATCCTGCGGCACGCCGACGTCGTCACCGCGATGGGCATGCAGCCGGCCGTCGAGCGCCACTGGCAGGTCAATCGCCGCGCGATGCTGGCACTGCAGGCGTCGGCCAGCGACCGCAACGCCGCGATGACGTCGAGCATCCGCTTCGCCCGGCTGCTCCTGCAGTCCCTCATGCTCGGAACCGGTGCGTGGCTGGCGATCGATCACGCCATCATGCCGGCCACGATCTTCGCCGCCAGCATCGTCATGGGCCGCGCGCTGGTGCCGGTGGAGCAGGCGGTGGCGACGTGGAAGCAGCTCAAGAGCGCCAGCGCCGGCTACGCCCAGGTCTCGCAGCTGCTCGCCGAGGTGCCCGTGTCGGCGCGCTGCACGATCGTGCCGAAGAGCCAGAACGCGCTGGCCGCCGAGGAGCTGTCCTTCACGTTGCCGGACAAGCGCACGCCGGTCCTGCGCGACGTGACCTTCGAGATTACCAGCGGGCAGGCCGTCGGCATCATCGGGCCGAGCGGGGCCGGCAAGAGCACCCTGGCGCGCCTGCTGATCGGCGCGATCGCACCGGTCTCGGGCCGCCTCAGCTTCGGCGGCATCAATTACGAGCACTGGGACCCGCTGATCTTCGGGCACGAGGTCGGCTACCTGCCGCAGGATGTCGGCCTCTTCGCGGGGACCGTCCGCGAGAACATCGCGCGCTTCGGTCAGGCCGACATCGAGGAGATCGTCGAGGCCGCCAAGCTCGCCGGCATCCACGGGATGATCCTCGACCTGCCCCGCCAGTACGACACGCCGCTCGGCGCGGGCGGCGTCGGCCTCTCGGGCGGCCAGCGCCAGCGCCTCGGCCTGGCCCGTGCCCTGCTCGGCCGGCCCTCGCTCCTCGTGCTCGACGAGCCGAACGCCAACCTCGACGCCACGGGCGAGGGCGCCCTGAAGGACGTGCTCCTCGCCCTCAAGACCCAGGGGACGACGATCATCGTCATCACGCACCGCACGACCATCCTCGAAGTGGTGGACGCGCTGATGCTGGTGCGCGGCGGGCGCCTCGAATGCTTCGGCACGCCGGACGAGGTCGGGGCTCACCTGAATCTCGGCCAGGGATCCGCCGCGGCGCCTCCGGCGCCGGCGGCCGCCTGA
- the gstA gene encoding glutathione transferase GstA encodes MKLFYAPGACSLSPHIVLRELGLAFTIEAVDLHQKRTASGADFRAVNPKGYVPALELEDGVVLTEGAAIVQYLADKHAPGTLAPLAGTVERARLNGHLNFISAELHKAFSPLFNPALASEARAAASANLGRKLDIVEAALADGRPHLTGPDFTVADAYLFVVLSWAPKLGVDLARWPHLARFSQRVAARAAVQAAMAAEGLQKAA; translated from the coding sequence ATGAAGCTCTTCTATGCCCCCGGCGCCTGCTCGCTCTCGCCCCACATCGTGCTGCGCGAGCTCGGCCTGGCGTTCACGATCGAGGCGGTCGACCTCCACCAGAAGAGGACCGCCTCGGGAGCGGATTTCAGGGCGGTCAATCCGAAGGGCTACGTCCCGGCCTTGGAGCTCGAAGACGGCGTGGTCCTGACCGAGGGCGCGGCCATCGTGCAGTACCTGGCCGACAAGCACGCGCCCGGCACCCTCGCGCCGCTGGCCGGCACGGTGGAGCGCGCGCGGCTCAACGGCCATCTCAACTTCATCTCCGCCGAGCTCCACAAGGCGTTCAGCCCGCTCTTCAACCCGGCGCTCGCGTCCGAGGCGCGGGCAGCGGCGTCGGCCAATCTCGGTCGCAAGCTCGACATCGTCGAGGCCGCGCTCGCCGACGGCCGCCCCCACCTCACCGGCCCGGATTTCACCGTGGCCGACGCCTATCTCTTCGTGGTCCTGAGCTGGGCGCCGAAGCTCGGCGTCGACCTCGCCCGGTGGCCGCATCTCGCCCGCTTCAGCCAGCGCGTCGCGGCGCGCGCCGCCGTCCAGGCCGCGATGGCGGCGGAGGGATTGCAGAAGGCGGCGTGA
- a CDS encoding HlyD family type I secretion periplasmic adaptor subunit, translating to MSGTVAPLPLTQDNDPAHSGLLDRVLRANPAVPALVGLCVLAVFIAVVVTWGLLAPVSGAAVAEGSLQVEGKRQTVQHPYGGVVRDLFVKEGETVRTGQILMTLSDTEPRSNLDVLVAQRNALLAEEARLMAERDGRPEPDFGLMRPAQGTAEGAEAAVAQAMANERAVMIARKRQYDIQSGLLNQRIGQLGDQRRGSEAALNGLVRQADLIEEEAKGARYLLTSGLTPKTRVLALEREAAKLLADQGTKRSEIAATDQAIASAKLDIAKLDRDRMTEITNDLRTTQSSLAEIAPKIEAARDVVHRTRITAPATGAVVGLSVFTRGGVVQQGARLLDIVPKSNPLMVEARLKLNDINEVVPGRRADVRLTGFTRNERPIISGEIATVSADRLTDDRSGEGYYSILVRMNPDDVARSKVELQAGMPAEIVVTTRPRTFFDYLVAPLLDQITGAFHER from the coding sequence ATGTCCGGCACGGTCGCCCCACTCCCCCTCACGCAGGATAACGACCCGGCGCATTCCGGGCTGCTCGACCGGGTCCTCAGGGCCAATCCGGCGGTTCCGGCCCTCGTCGGCCTCTGCGTCCTGGCGGTCTTCATCGCGGTCGTGGTGACCTGGGGCCTTCTGGCGCCGGTCTCCGGAGCGGCCGTCGCCGAGGGATCCCTCCAGGTCGAGGGCAAGCGCCAGACGGTGCAGCATCCCTACGGCGGGGTCGTCCGGGATCTGTTCGTCAAGGAGGGCGAGACCGTCCGGACGGGTCAGATCCTGATGACGCTCTCCGACACCGAGCCGCGCTCGAACCTGGACGTGCTCGTCGCCCAGCGCAACGCGCTGCTCGCCGAGGAGGCGCGGCTGATGGCCGAGCGCGACGGGCGGCCGGAACCCGACTTCGGATTGATGCGCCCGGCGCAGGGCACCGCGGAAGGGGCCGAGGCCGCCGTGGCGCAGGCCATGGCGAACGAGCGCGCGGTCATGATCGCCCGCAAGCGCCAGTACGATATCCAGTCCGGGCTGCTCAACCAGCGCATCGGGCAGCTCGGCGACCAGCGGCGCGGATCCGAGGCCGCCCTGAACGGTCTCGTGCGGCAGGCCGACCTGATCGAGGAGGAGGCCAAGGGCGCGCGCTACCTCCTGACCAGCGGCCTGACCCCGAAGACCCGGGTGCTGGCCCTGGAGCGCGAGGCCGCCAAGCTCCTGGCCGACCAGGGCACCAAGCGGTCCGAGATCGCCGCGACGGATCAGGCCATCGCCTCGGCCAAGCTCGACATCGCCAAGCTCGACCGCGATCGCATGACGGAGATCACCAACGACCTGCGCACGACCCAGTCCAGCCTGGCCGAGATCGCCCCCAAGATCGAGGCGGCGCGGGACGTCGTCCACCGCACGCGGATCACCGCGCCGGCGACGGGGGCGGTCGTCGGCCTGTCGGTCTTCACCCGCGGCGGCGTGGTCCAGCAGGGCGCCCGCCTGCTCGACATCGTCCCGAAATCGAACCCGCTCATGGTCGAGGCCCGCCTGAAGCTCAACGACATCAACGAGGTCGTTCCTGGCCGCCGGGCGGACGTCCGTCTGACCGGATTCACCCGCAACGAGCGTCCGATCATCAGCGGCGAGATCGCCACCGTCTCGGCAGACCGCCTGACCGACGATCGCTCCGGGGAAGGCTACTACTCGATCCTGGTGCGGATGAACCCGGACGACGTCGCGCGATCGAAGGTCGAACTCCAGGCCGGCATGCCCGCGGAGATCGTCGTCACCACGCGGCCGCGCACCTTCTTCGACTACCTCGTCGCCCCGCTGCTCGATCAGATCACAGGAGCGTTCCATGAGAGATGA
- a CDS encoding carotenoid oxygenase family protein yields the protein MPEVEATPYWLDGNFAPVQEEITSFALEVEGAIPPDLSGLYARNGANPRDGHSGHWFLGDGMIHGVALRDGRAEWYRNRWVRTPRFEGRASGNPLDLRGSVANTSVVTHAGRTFALVENALPMRIGPELETLGYEDFGGRLATPFTAHPKICPETGELHFFGYSPLPPYLTYHVADAGGTLVHSAALPLPAPVMMHDFALTRGHVVFMDLPVVFDMTLALRGTMPFAWSDAHAPRLGVLPRGAGAEALRWVAVEPGYVFHVGNAYEEADGTLVLDVAWYPELWRGGPSASRFEPARLRRWRVAPGADRAQETDLDDRPVEFPRIDERRTGLAHGVLYAVQTGAGPSGDETGDGALVRYDLARGRDATHVFAGGIPSEFAHVPGGPGEGWLMGFVYDRVRGASDLVILEASEMAAEPVARVRLPRRVPQGFHGTWIPDA from the coding sequence ATGCCCGAGGTCGAGGCGACACCCTACTGGCTCGACGGCAACTTCGCCCCGGTCCAGGAGGAGATCACGAGCTTCGCGCTGGAGGTCGAGGGTGCGATCCCGCCCGATCTCTCGGGCCTCTACGCCCGCAACGGTGCCAACCCGCGCGACGGCCATTCCGGCCACTGGTTCCTCGGCGACGGCATGATCCACGGCGTCGCGCTGCGCGACGGCCGGGCCGAGTGGTACCGCAACCGTTGGGTGCGTACGCCGCGGTTCGAGGGGCGCGCCTCGGGCAATCCGCTCGACCTGCGCGGCAGCGTCGCCAACACCAGCGTGGTGACCCATGCCGGGCGCACCTTCGCGCTCGTCGAGAACGCCCTGCCGATGCGGATCGGGCCCGAGCTCGAGACGCTCGGCTACGAGGATTTCGGCGGCCGCCTGGCGACGCCGTTCACCGCCCATCCGAAGATCTGCCCGGAGACGGGCGAGCTCCACTTCTTCGGCTACAGCCCGCTGCCGCCCTACCTGACCTACCACGTCGCCGATGCCGGGGGCACGCTGGTGCACAGTGCCGCCCTGCCGCTGCCCGCGCCCGTGATGATGCACGACTTCGCCCTCACCCGCGGACACGTCGTGTTCATGGATCTGCCGGTGGTGTTCGACATGACTCTGGCGCTGCGCGGCACGATGCCGTTCGCCTGGAGCGATGCGCACGCGCCGCGTCTCGGCGTCCTGCCGCGCGGGGCCGGGGCCGAGGCGCTGCGCTGGGTCGCGGTCGAGCCGGGCTACGTCTTCCACGTCGGCAACGCCTACGAGGAGGCGGACGGGACGCTGGTGCTCGACGTGGCGTGGTACCCCGAGCTGTGGCGCGGCGGCCCGTCCGCGTCGCGCTTCGAGCCCGCGCGGCTGCGGCGCTGGCGGGTCGCCCCGGGGGCGGACCGCGCGCAGGAGACGGACCTGGACGACCGCCCGGTCGAGTTCCCGCGCATCGACGAGCGGCGCACGGGCCTGGCGCACGGGGTGCTCTACGCGGTGCAGACCGGGGCCGGGCCGAGCGGGGACGAGACCGGCGACGGTGCGCTGGTGCGCTACGATCTGGCGCGCGGCCGGGACGCGACGCACGTCTTCGCCGGCGGCATCCCGAGCGAGTTCGCGCACGTGCCCGGCGGCCCTGGCGAGGGCTGGCTGATGGGCTTCGTCTACGACCGGGTTCGCGGGGCGAGCGACCTCGTGATCCTGGAGGCGTCCGAGATGGCGGCCGAACCGGTCGCGCGCGTCCGCCTGCCGCGGCGGGTGCCGCAGGGCTTCCACGGGACCTGGATCCCGGACGCGTGA
- a CDS encoding winged helix-turn-helix transcriptional regulator, translated as MALKLRKKVPPPPGCPMSACMSLLGGVWTPDIIWNLSEGARRFSELRRAMPNISAKVLSARLKDLEGRGVLARSVLATTPPSVDYALTDLGEELIPAIRAIVEVGSKLHLRMTPQAADRAA; from the coding sequence GTGGCCCTGAAGCTGAGGAAAAAGGTCCCGCCGCCGCCGGGCTGCCCGATGTCGGCGTGCATGAGCCTGCTCGGCGGCGTCTGGACGCCGGATATCATCTGGAACCTGAGCGAGGGCGCGCGTCGCTTCTCCGAGCTGCGGCGCGCCATGCCGAACATCTCGGCCAAGGTGCTGAGCGCGCGGCTGAAGGATCTCGAGGGACGGGGCGTCCTTGCCCGCTCCGTGCTGGCGACGACCCCGCCGAGCGTGGACTACGCGCTGACCGACCTCGGCGAGGAGTTGATCCCGGCCATCCGGGCTATCGTCGAGGTCGGCTCGAAGCTGCATCTCCGGATGACGCCTCAGGCGGCAGACCGCGCCGCCTAG